A genomic window from Populus nigra chromosome 7, ddPopNigr1.1, whole genome shotgun sequence includes:
- the LOC133699350 gene encoding acetylajmalan esterase-like: MAIRFLALFQVLIICSTFLHIILPQNSCNASNIVPKLKQCGFDAIYNLGTSISDTGNSAIDNPSIWQAMFPYGKTINEATGRPSDGLLIIDYIARSADLPLVVPYKNSSALHLSTSRGVNFAYSGAPALSKEALAKKNITLDWAKPSLSVQLGWLDDYFKGYCNNVKDCTKAVSSSLFMINFGTNDYGYAFSQNQNIEEIKKNGLVSDVVEAIKQALKKIISQGARKVLVFGVALDGCRPISVTMQSANKSATYDRFGCVKDNNDFCNYHNVLLQEGLKELREQHPDVQIVYGDLYNAMQSILDNSQSLGFKSLTEACCDVGVEIKKKAVLYKDKLCGAQGTIVCPKPEEYVFWDNGHCTQKANEQLADWIIQDILPKFQCNA; this comes from the exons ATGGCCATCAGATTTCTGGCTTTGTTTCAAGTTCTTATTATCTGTTCTACTTTTCTTCACATCATTCTTCCTCAGAATTCATGCAATGCATCTAATATAGTACCCAAACTTAAGCAATGTGGATTTGATGCAATATATAATCTCGGGACTTCAATTTCAGATACAGGCAACTCAGCCATAGATAATCCTTCTATTTGGCAAGCCATGTTTCCTTATGGAAAAACCATTAACGAAGCAACTGGTAGACCCTCTGATGGACTGTTAATAATTGATTACATTG CAAGATCAGCCGATCTCCCCTTGGTCGTTCCCTATAAGAATTCTAGTGCATTACATTTGTCAACAAGTCGTGGAGTGAACTTCGCGTACAGCGGCGCTCCAGCCTTGTCAAAGGAAGCTCTTGCAAAAAAGAATATCACCCTGGATTGGGCGAAGCCTTCTCTCAGTGTACAACTTGGATGGTTGGATGATTATTTCAAAGGATACTGTAACAATGTCAAAG ACTGTACGAAGGCGGTCAGCTCGTCACTTTTCATGATAAATTTCGGAACCAATGACTATGGTTATGCATTCAgccaaaatcaaaacattgaagaGATAAAGAAGAATGGCTTGGTGTCTGACGTTGTGGAGGCTATAAAACAAGCTCTTAAG AAAATCATTTCCCAAGGAGCTAGAAAAGTCCTCGTCTTTGGAGTAGCCCTAGATGGGTGTAGACCAATCTCAGTAACCATGCAATCTGCTAACAAATCTGCCACTTATGATCGATTTGGATGTGTAAAGGACAACAATGACTTCTGCAATTACCACAATGTTCTTCTTCAAGAAGGCCTTAAGGAATTAAGAGAGCAACATCCTGATGTACAAATTGTATATGGTGATCTTTACAATGCAATGCAATCGATTTTGGATAACTCCCAATCTCTTG GATTCAAATCATTGACAGAAGCTTGTTGTGATGTCGGTGtcgaaattaaaaagaaagctgTCTTGTACAAAGATAAACTCTGTGGAGCTCAGGGTACCATAGTTTGTCCAAAGCCTGAAGAATATGTCTTCTGGGATAATGGGCATTGTACTCAGAAGGCAAATGAGCAGCTGGCCGACTGGATCATTCAAGACATCCTCCCCAAGTTTCAATGCAATGCTTGA